The following proteins are encoded in a genomic region of Alosa alosa isolate M-15738 ecotype Scorff River chromosome 10, AALO_Geno_1.1, whole genome shotgun sequence:
- the amigo3 gene encoding amphoterin-induced protein 3 isoform X2: MLSAWGVAITLILGSVPLKQAGGSCPSKCLCASDILSCSSLGLEQLPATLPTTAAILDFNHNQLSQLEEHSFAELPRLDTLQLAHNRLSRLARGTFQNASSLRHLDLSSNLFYVVEQHYFQELVGMEELLLFNNRITQVESRALAGLSNLHKAYLSHNLLTDFPFFSIQEHSHPLLSTLDLSSNRLPKLPLEDIWALPAAVQSGLFLHNNTLICDCSMYSLFHHWEQRGFASARDYHHEHTCLLYGERRASVRFFQHRRFFENCTLHIQQGLVGKKDNSLQAYVGDSITLECQTSLRGEQMRHVWVSPQREYIAPPGNNNSLRMHANGSLEIISAQVKDSGVYWCMALDHQRNETQEVNVTVVSRHVEYEPFNTGFTTLLGCVVSLVLVLMYLYLTPCRCWCRKQPPAPTTPSPANECSAQSSILTPTPPATTEGPGRKAEAKCVT, from the coding sequence ATGTTGTCGGCTTGGGGTGTGGCCATAACCTTGATACTGGGCTCAGTCCCACTGAAACAGGCTGGAGGCAGCTGTCCTTcaaagtgtctgtgtgcatctgaTATCCTTAGCTGCAGCTCCCTCGGCTTGGAGCAACTGCCTGCCACACTGCCCACAACAGCTGCCATACTAGACTTTAACCACAATCAACTATCACAACTTGAAGAACACAGTTTTGCAGAACTGCCTCGGCTGGATACACTACAACTGGCCCACAACCGACTTAGCAGACTGGCACGAGGGACCTTCCAAAATGCTAGCAGCCTGAGGCACCTGGATCTGTCATCCAACCTCTTCTATGTTGTGGAGCAGCATTACTTCCAAGAGCTGGTCGGGATGGAAGAGCTGCTTCTCTTCAACAACCGCATCACCCAAGTGGAGAGTCGGGCATTAGCCGGGCTTAGCAACCTGCACAAGGCCTACCTGAGTCACAACCTTCTCACAGACTTCCCCTTTTTCTCAATACAGGAGCACAGCCACCCTTTGCTGAGCACACTGGACCTTTCTTCCAATCGCCTGCCCAAACTACCACTAGAGGACATCTGGGCCTTGCCTGCTGCAGTGCAGAGTGGTCTCTTTCTACATAACAACACACTGATCTGTGACTGCTCCATGTACAGCCTTTTTCATCACTGGGAGCAGCGGGGCTTTGCCTCAGCTAGGGATTACCACCATGAGCACACCTGTCTGTTGTATGGAGAACGAAGAGCTTCTGTACGATTCTTCCAGCATAGACGCTTCTTTGAAAACTGCACCTTGCACATACAACAGGGGTTGGTGGGCAAAAAAGACAACAGCTTGCAGGCCTATGTCGGTGATTCAATCACACTTGAGTGCCAGACTTCACTGAGAGGGGAACAGATGAGACATGTATGGGTTTCGCCCCAGCGGGAGTACATTGCCCCTCCAGGCAACAATAATTCACTGCGCATGCATGCTAACGGAAGTCTGGAAATCATCTCAGCACAGGTCAAAGATTCTGGGGTGTACTGGTGTATGGCCCTGGACCACCAGCGCAATGAGACACAAGAGGTAAATGTGACAGTGGTATCACGCCATGTGGAATATGAGCCCTTCAATACCGGCTTCACTACCCTCCTAGGCTGTGTGGTGAGCCTGGTGCTGGTTCTGATGTACCTGTACCTGACACCCTGTCGTTGTTGGTGCCGTAAGCAGCCCCCTGCACCCACTACCCCCAGCCCAGCCAATGAGTGCAGTGCGCAATCATCCATCCTGACACCCACGCCCCCCGCCACCACTGAGGGACCCGGCCGTAAG
- the amigo3 gene encoding amphoterin-induced protein 3 isoform X3, with protein sequence MLSAWGVAITLILGSVPLKQAGGSCPSKCLCASDILSCSSLGLEQLPATLPTTAAILDFNHNQLSQLEEHSFAELPRLDTLQLAHNRLSRLARGTFQNASSLRHLDLSSNLFYVVEQHYFQELVGMEELLLFNNRITQVESRALAGLSNLHKAYLSHNLLTDFPFFSIQEHSHPLLSTLDLSSNRLPKLPLEDIWALPAAVQSGLFLHNNTLICDCSMYSLFHHWEQRGFASARDYHHEHTCLLYGERRASVRFFQHRRFFENCTLHIQQGLVGKKDNSLQAYVGDSITLECQTSLRGEQMRHVWVSPQREYIAPPGNNNSLRMHANGSLEIISAQVKDSGVYWCMALDHQRNETQEAEAKCVT encoded by the coding sequence ATGTTGTCGGCTTGGGGTGTGGCCATAACCTTGATACTGGGCTCAGTCCCACTGAAACAGGCTGGAGGCAGCTGTCCTTcaaagtgtctgtgtgcatctgaTATCCTTAGCTGCAGCTCCCTCGGCTTGGAGCAACTGCCTGCCACACTGCCCACAACAGCTGCCATACTAGACTTTAACCACAATCAACTATCACAACTTGAAGAACACAGTTTTGCAGAACTGCCTCGGCTGGATACACTACAACTGGCCCACAACCGACTTAGCAGACTGGCACGAGGGACCTTCCAAAATGCTAGCAGCCTGAGGCACCTGGATCTGTCATCCAACCTCTTCTATGTTGTGGAGCAGCATTACTTCCAAGAGCTGGTCGGGATGGAAGAGCTGCTTCTCTTCAACAACCGCATCACCCAAGTGGAGAGTCGGGCATTAGCCGGGCTTAGCAACCTGCACAAGGCCTACCTGAGTCACAACCTTCTCACAGACTTCCCCTTTTTCTCAATACAGGAGCACAGCCACCCTTTGCTGAGCACACTGGACCTTTCTTCCAATCGCCTGCCCAAACTACCACTAGAGGACATCTGGGCCTTGCCTGCTGCAGTGCAGAGTGGTCTCTTTCTACATAACAACACACTGATCTGTGACTGCTCCATGTACAGCCTTTTTCATCACTGGGAGCAGCGGGGCTTTGCCTCAGCTAGGGATTACCACCATGAGCACACCTGTCTGTTGTATGGAGAACGAAGAGCTTCTGTACGATTCTTCCAGCATAGACGCTTCTTTGAAAACTGCACCTTGCACATACAACAGGGGTTGGTGGGCAAAAAAGACAACAGCTTGCAGGCCTATGTCGGTGATTCAATCACACTTGAGTGCCAGACTTCACTGAGAGGGGAACAGATGAGACATGTATGGGTTTCGCCCCAGCGGGAGTACATTGCCCCTCCAGGCAACAATAATTCACTGCGCATGCATGCTAACGGAAGTCTGGAAATCATCTCAGCACAGGTCAAAGATTCTGGGGTGTACTGGTGTATGGCCCTGGACCACCAGCGCAATGAGACACAAGAG
- the amigo3 gene encoding amphoterin-induced protein 3 isoform X1, giving the protein MLSAWGVAITLILGSVPLKQAGGSCPSKCLCASDILSCSSLGLEQLPATLPTTAAILDFNHNQLSQLEEHSFAELPRLDTLQLAHNRLSRLARGTFQNASSLRHLDLSSNLFYVVEQHYFQELVGMEELLLFNNRITQVESRALAGLSNLHKAYLSHNLLTDFPFFSIQEHSHPLLSTLDLSSNRLPKLPLEDIWALPAAVQSGLFLHNNTLICDCSMYSLFHHWEQRGFASARDYHHEHTCLLYGERRASVRFFQHRRFFENCTLHIQQGLVGKKDNSLQAYVGDSITLECQTSLRGEQMRHVWVSPQREYIAPPGNNNSLRMHANGSLEIISAQVKDSGVYWCMALDHQRNETQEVNVTVVSRHVEYEPFNTGFTTLLGCVVSLVLVLMYLYLTPCRCWCRKQPPAPTTPSPANECSAQSSILTPTPPATTEGPGRKVSNNKHVVFREPVKEVQNGRLHIKPQALRHNAESVTSVFSDTPIVP; this is encoded by the coding sequence ATGTTGTCGGCTTGGGGTGTGGCCATAACCTTGATACTGGGCTCAGTCCCACTGAAACAGGCTGGAGGCAGCTGTCCTTcaaagtgtctgtgtgcatctgaTATCCTTAGCTGCAGCTCCCTCGGCTTGGAGCAACTGCCTGCCACACTGCCCACAACAGCTGCCATACTAGACTTTAACCACAATCAACTATCACAACTTGAAGAACACAGTTTTGCAGAACTGCCTCGGCTGGATACACTACAACTGGCCCACAACCGACTTAGCAGACTGGCACGAGGGACCTTCCAAAATGCTAGCAGCCTGAGGCACCTGGATCTGTCATCCAACCTCTTCTATGTTGTGGAGCAGCATTACTTCCAAGAGCTGGTCGGGATGGAAGAGCTGCTTCTCTTCAACAACCGCATCACCCAAGTGGAGAGTCGGGCATTAGCCGGGCTTAGCAACCTGCACAAGGCCTACCTGAGTCACAACCTTCTCACAGACTTCCCCTTTTTCTCAATACAGGAGCACAGCCACCCTTTGCTGAGCACACTGGACCTTTCTTCCAATCGCCTGCCCAAACTACCACTAGAGGACATCTGGGCCTTGCCTGCTGCAGTGCAGAGTGGTCTCTTTCTACATAACAACACACTGATCTGTGACTGCTCCATGTACAGCCTTTTTCATCACTGGGAGCAGCGGGGCTTTGCCTCAGCTAGGGATTACCACCATGAGCACACCTGTCTGTTGTATGGAGAACGAAGAGCTTCTGTACGATTCTTCCAGCATAGACGCTTCTTTGAAAACTGCACCTTGCACATACAACAGGGGTTGGTGGGCAAAAAAGACAACAGCTTGCAGGCCTATGTCGGTGATTCAATCACACTTGAGTGCCAGACTTCACTGAGAGGGGAACAGATGAGACATGTATGGGTTTCGCCCCAGCGGGAGTACATTGCCCCTCCAGGCAACAATAATTCACTGCGCATGCATGCTAACGGAAGTCTGGAAATCATCTCAGCACAGGTCAAAGATTCTGGGGTGTACTGGTGTATGGCCCTGGACCACCAGCGCAATGAGACACAAGAGGTAAATGTGACAGTGGTATCACGCCATGTGGAATATGAGCCCTTCAATACCGGCTTCACTACCCTCCTAGGCTGTGTGGTGAGCCTGGTGCTGGTTCTGATGTACCTGTACCTGACACCCTGTCGTTGTTGGTGCCGTAAGCAGCCCCCTGCACCCACTACCCCCAGCCCAGCCAATGAGTGCAGTGCGCAATCATCCATCCTGACACCCACGCCCCCCGCCACCACTGAGGGACCCGGCCGTAAGGTCAGTAATAACAAGCACGTGGTGTTTCGGGAGCCTGTCAAGGAGGTGCAGAATGGGCGGCTGCATATAAAACCTCAGGCGCTGCGCCACAATGCA